From Pirellulales bacterium, a single genomic window includes:
- a CDS encoding amidase encodes EELDNPLVRMYRRSRAEGFGAEVKRRIMLGTYALSAGYYDAYYLKALKVRRLIRQDYDDAFRQVDLIAGPVTSTPAFKIGEKSDDPLAMYLVDLYTVTANLAGVGGIVFPCGFSSGNLPIGLQLQAPPLAEDRLLRAAHMFQSATDWHKRRPEPPTTGATADGRS; translated from the coding sequence CGGAGGAGCTGGATAATCCACTGGTCCGCATGTATCGCCGCAGCCGTGCCGAAGGCTTTGGCGCCGAAGTAAAGCGGCGAATCATGCTCGGCACGTACGCCCTGAGCGCCGGTTATTACGATGCCTATTATTTGAAGGCGCTCAAGGTGCGCCGCCTGATCCGCCAAGACTACGACGACGCTTTCCGCCAGGTCGATCTGATCGCCGGCCCGGTGACCTCGACCCCGGCCTTCAAGATCGGGGAAAAATCCGACGACCCGCTGGCGATGTACCTCGTCGATCTGTACACGGTGACGGCCAATCTCGCCGGCGTCGGCGGGATCGTGTTCCCGTGCGGATTCAGCTCCGGCAACCTCCCGATCGGCCTGCAACTTCAGGCGCCCCCGCTGGCCGAAGACCGCCTGCTGCGGGCGGCCCACATGTTCCAATCCGCCACCGACTGGCACAAGCGGCGCCCAGAGCCGCCGACGACCGGGGCGACCGCAGATGGACGCAGTTGA
- a CDS encoding GxxExxY protein, whose amino-acid sequence MDAVERGCAPIDPISEKVIGAAFKVANVLGCGFLEKIYENALAHELRKLGIKVEQQKSIDVYYDGVLVGFYISDLFVEDQLPVELKVAKALDDAHFAQALNFLKSSGFKVGLLINFGKSKIEIKRIVNSY is encoded by the coding sequence ATGGACGCAGTTGAACGCGGATGTGCGCCGATTGATCCGATTTCGGAAAAAGTGATAGGCGCGGCATTTAAGGTTGCGAATGTACTTGGGTGTGGGTTCTTGGAGAAGATCTATGAGAATGCATTGGCTCATGAACTTCGAAAACTAGGGATCAAGGTTGAACAGCAGAAATCAATCGACGTTTACTACGATGGAGTGCTGGTCGGATTCTACATTTCAGATTTGTTCGTTGAAGATCAGTTGCCCGTGGAACTGAAAGTCGCCAAGGCCCTCGACGACGCCCATTTCGCTCAAGCATTAAACTTCCTCAAATCGTCGGGATTCAAAGTCGGACTTCTGATCAACTTCGGCAAAAGCAAAATCGAAATCAAGCGCATCGTCAACAGTTATTAA